A window of Desulfobacterales bacterium contains these coding sequences:
- a CDS encoding long-chain fatty acid--CoA ligase has protein sequence MTETHWPTNYWPENVAYDVDDYERTVFSLLDEAARDYPDQVYTIFNNGTRTYAQVKETADRLAHFLAANGIKKGDRAAIFLPNIPQYPAIFFGILKAGAVCVTCNPLYTASELNYQLKDAGAKAVFCMDHPEFYPTTVEAIKDTDVKTVVICNIKSYLPKFKAILGGLLGKIPKAEQHEPDHLFFDQIVESSSPEPPTVDIDPFEDLALIIYTGGTTGVPKGAALTHTNFTYDLRALEEWGRLQHEPDGPLEPLRKGGFHTYLGVLPWYHSFGMTVCMLAACGTASRLVAIPDPRAGNPPFTEVLKAVQKYKATIMPAVPTIFVAFTNHSQLDKFDLTSLMGCFSGGAPLPPEVCRQFEAKTGAVIFEGYGLSETAPVVSANPTNRDGRKIGTIGFPMPGTDIKILDIETGLNEMPMGADGEIGICGPQVMKGYWNKPEENNAVFREIDGKRYFLTGDIGHIDEEGYIVITDRKKDLIIVGGFNVYPREIEDSLFQHPKVAMAAVVGMPDSKSGEAVKAYIQLKEGETATEDDIREFCKENLAGYKRPKYIEFRDTLPVSPVGKILRRKLREEEMGG, from the coding sequence ATGACAGAGACACATTGGCCAACAAACTACTGGCCGGAAAACGTAGCCTATGATGTTGACGACTATGAGCGCACCGTTTTCTCCCTTTTAGACGAAGCTGCACGGGATTATCCGGATCAGGTGTATACCATATTTAATAACGGCACCCGGACATATGCCCAGGTTAAGGAGACGGCTGACCGGCTGGCGCATTTTTTGGCCGCCAACGGGATTAAAAAGGGGGATCGGGCGGCCATTTTCCTGCCAAACATTCCCCAGTATCCGGCCATTTTTTTCGGTATCCTGAAGGCCGGCGCGGTCTGCGTCACCTGCAATCCCCTCTATACCGCCTCGGAGTTGAACTACCAGTTAAAAGATGCCGGCGCCAAAGCGGTTTTCTGCATGGATCATCCCGAGTTCTATCCGACCACGGTCGAGGCGATAAAGGATACAGATGTTAAAACCGTGGTCATTTGCAATATAAAGTCCTACCTGCCGAAATTTAAGGCCATTTTGGGCGGATTGCTTGGCAAAATCCCAAAAGCCGAACAACACGAACCGGATCATCTGTTTTTCGATCAGATTGTGGAATCCTCCAGTCCCGAACCGCCCACCGTCGATATCGATCCATTCGAGGATTTGGCCCTGATTATCTATACCGGCGGAACCACCGGCGTTCCCAAAGGGGCTGCCCTCACCCATACGAATTTTACCTATGACTTAAGGGCGCTGGAGGAATGGGGCAGGCTCCAGCATGAACCGGATGGCCCGCTGGAGCCGCTGCGAAAAGGGGGATTCCATACTTACCTGGGAGTTTTGCCCTGGTATCACAGCTTTGGAATGACGGTCTGTATGCTGGCAGCCTGCGGAACCGCCAGCCGCCTGGTCGCCATCCCTGACCCCCGGGCGGGCAATCCGCCGTTTACCGAAGTCTTAAAAGCCGTACAAAAATACAAGGCCACCATTATGCCGGCCGTTCCCACCATTTTTGTGGCCTTTACCAACCATTCACAGCTTGACAAATTTGATCTGACCTCTTTGATGGGATGCTTCTCCGGCGGGGCCCCGCTGCCGCCGGAAGTGTGCAGGCAGTTTGAGGCCAAAACCGGTGCCGTGATATTTGAAGGCTATGGGTTAAGTGAGACCGCGCCCGTGGTTTCGGCAAACCCGACCAATCGTGACGGCAGAAAAATCGGCACCATCGGATTTCCCATGCCCGGCACTGACATTAAAATCCTTGATATAGAAACCGGCCTGAATGAAATGCCTATGGGCGCGGACGGTGAAATCGGCATTTGCGGGCCGCAGGTCATGAAAGGCTACTGGAACAAGCCGGAGGAGAACAATGCCGTATTCCGGGAAATAGACGGCAAACGCTACTTCCTTACCGGCGATATCGGCCATATCGATGAAGAGGGCTACATCGTCATTACCGATCGCAAAAAAGACCTGATTATTGTGGGGGGCTTTAACGTATACCCCCGGGAGATCGAAGATTCGCTGTTCCAGCACCCGAAAGTCGCCATGGCGGCTGTAGTCGGTATGCCGGACAGCAAAAGCGGGGAGGCGGTCAAGGCCTACATCCAGCTCAAAGAAGGAGAAACCGCTACCGAAGATGACATCCGGGAGTTCTGCAAGGAAAACCTGGCCGGCTACAAGCGGCCCAAATATATTGAATTCCGGGACACCCTGCCGGTTTCTCCGGTGGGCAAAATTCTGCGCAGAAAGCTTCGGGAAGAGGAAATGGGCGGATAG
- a CDS encoding alginate export family protein, with product MKKILILCTILLLIAPTAYSLTMEDFNFGGHTRVRGYDMKNFWTFNDDLDFDNWSTFRHRTSLWTKVDTGYDITGYVKITNQNYGEGVTYEDAWEVDNESNKLFIDNAYIDINNLFDLPLALRIGRQNVIYGTGFVLLDGQSQFASTSIYFDGLKLSADLGKNAKVDLLYLKDQEGERDDGSDDDITLSGAYFTANCPVIGGQQELYILNREDENLQKDIWMGGIRLSDKFECGLDYSGEFAYQIGDAFETENGEDIDQEAYGYKLDLGYTLKDVAPTPRFFLGYAFLSGDEDDTDDESNRWDMFYGGWPQFGDQLAWKYVNIGPGNNITDYDEDYNELSSTGGEAVYSNLSIATAGVGLNFTKKLNAKISYSLLAVDEPDPGADDDFGDYYQLEAQYKYTDFLTFALYAAAIEPGDAFVNDDTAHELFWETKLTF from the coding sequence ATGAAGAAAATTTTAATTTTATGCACCATCCTACTACTAATTGCACCGACGGCCTATTCATTGACAATGGAGGACTTTAACTTCGGCGGGCACACCCGGGTCCGCGGCTATGACATGAAAAATTTCTGGACATTTAATGATGACCTGGATTTTGACAACTGGTCCACCTTCAGGCATCGCACCAGCTTATGGACAAAGGTCGACACCGGATACGATATAACCGGATATGTAAAAATCACCAATCAGAACTACGGAGAGGGCGTCACCTACGAGGATGCCTGGGAAGTCGACAATGAAAGCAACAAACTATTCATCGACAACGCCTATATCGATATCAACAACCTTTTTGATCTGCCGCTCGCGTTGCGCATCGGCCGTCAGAATGTGATATATGGCACCGGCTTTGTCCTTTTGGACGGCCAATCCCAGTTTGCTTCGACATCCATATACTTTGACGGCTTAAAATTAAGCGCCGATCTTGGTAAAAACGCCAAAGTGGACCTTTTGTATCTGAAAGATCAGGAGGGTGAACGGGATGACGGATCAGACGATGACATTACCCTTTCTGGTGCCTATTTTACGGCAAACTGCCCGGTAATCGGTGGCCAACAGGAACTCTACATACTAAACCGCGAGGACGAAAACCTTCAAAAGGACATCTGGATGGGCGGCATCCGGTTGTCTGATAAATTCGAATGCGGGCTGGATTACTCCGGCGAATTTGCCTATCAGATTGGCGACGCATTTGAAACCGAAAACGGCGAAGATATTGACCAGGAGGCCTATGGGTATAAACTGGATCTGGGCTATACCCTAAAAGATGTGGCGCCAACGCCGCGGTTCTTCCTGGGCTATGCCTTCCTGAGCGGCGATGAGGATGATACTGATGATGAAAGCAACCGGTGGGATATGTTCTACGGCGGCTGGCCGCAATTCGGGGATCAACTGGCATGGAAATATGTAAATATTGGACCGGGCAACAACATTACCGACTACGATGAGGACTACAATGAATTGAGCAGTACAGGCGGTGAAGCGGTTTATTCCAACTTGAGCATAGCGACCGCCGGTGTGGGTCTGAATTTCACCAAAAAATTAAACGCCAAAATTTCTTACTCGCTTTTGGCCGTGGATGAACCTGATCCCGGCGCAGATGATGATTTCGGCGATTACTATCAGCTTGAAGCCCAATACAAGTATACCGACTTTCTCACATTTGCCCTCTATGCCGCAGCCATCGAACCCGGTGACGCATTCGTTAATGATGACACCGCGCATGAGCTGTTCTGGGAAACCAAGCTCACTTTCTAA
- the mpl gene encoding UDP-N-acetylmuramate:L-alanyl-gamma-D-glutamyl-meso-diaminopimelate ligase encodes MNHIPPDVRSVHLIAACGTGMGALAAMLKDMGLTVTGSDQNVYPPMSTYLESRGVRLSDGFDAANLAYRPDLVVVGNAVKKDNPEARKAFEMGIAYCSMPQAVNHFLVGSRQAILVAGTHGKTTTAAMIVWLLHYAGLSPSFMIGGFVKNFAGNYYLDKGGYVVLEADEYDTAFFDKQPKFMHYDPAITVLTSVEFDHADIYQDLGHVKFAFEKFLSGISPDSRLIAYDADANIDQLLDDKPVSAVRYGSTENADWRLGEFFVSPPWLHFDVMRAGKFFGRFKAPFAGEHNLRNVLSAIAVASELGVDTSVIAKGLKRFEGVKRRQEVRGVKGGVTVIDDFAHHPTAVFETIRAIRPFYPEGRLVAVFEPRTNTSMRKIFQGAYAEVFDEADRICIRKPPLLAKIPEGERFSSEKLVADLKSRGKDARYFEETEGIISYVAGTAKPGDAVLIMSNGGFDNIHERLLAALP; translated from the coding sequence GTGAATCATATACCTCCGGATGTGCGCTCCGTCCACCTGATCGCTGCCTGCGGCACCGGCATGGGGGCGCTTGCCGCTATGTTGAAAGATATGGGGCTTACGGTAACCGGCTCGGATCAGAATGTTTATCCGCCCATGAGCACCTACCTGGAAAGCAGGGGGGTGCGCCTCTCCGACGGGTTTGATGCGGCCAACCTCGCTTACCGCCCGGATCTGGTGGTTGTGGGAAATGCGGTCAAAAAAGACAATCCCGAAGCCCGAAAAGCCTTTGAAATGGGGATTGCCTACTGCTCCATGCCCCAGGCGGTCAATCACTTTCTTGTGGGCAGCCGGCAGGCAATTCTGGTGGCCGGCACCCACGGAAAAACCACAACAGCCGCCATGATTGTCTGGCTGCTGCACTATGCCGGACTTTCGCCGTCTTTTATGATCGGCGGGTTTGTCAAAAATTTTGCCGGCAACTACTATCTGGATAAAGGCGGCTATGTGGTGCTTGAGGCGGATGAATACGACACGGCATTTTTTGACAAGCAGCCCAAATTCATGCACTATGATCCGGCCATTACCGTGTTGACCAGTGTGGAATTTGATCACGCGGATATTTATCAGGATCTTGGCCATGTTAAATTTGCTTTTGAAAAGTTTTTGTCCGGCATTTCGCCGGATAGCCGGTTAATCGCCTATGATGCGGATGCCAATATTGACCAGCTTTTAGATGATAAGCCGGTTTCGGCTGTGCGTTACGGCAGTACTGAAAATGCTGACTGGCGGCTTGGGGAATTTTTTGTCAGCCCGCCCTGGCTGCATTTTGACGTCATGCGCGCTGGCAAATTTTTTGGACGTTTTAAAGCCCCGTTTGCCGGTGAGCATAACCTTCGAAATGTGCTTTCCGCTATTGCCGTGGCAAGTGAGCTGGGCGTGGATACGTCGGTGATCGCCAAAGGGCTGAAGCGGTTTGAAGGGGTTAAGCGCCGGCAGGAGGTGCGCGGGGTTAAGGGCGGTGTGACCGTGATTGACGATTTTGCCCATCATCCCACCGCGGTTTTTGAAACCATCCGCGCCATCCGGCCGTTTTATCCCGAAGGGCGCCTTGTCGCCGTTTTTGAGCCCAGAACCAATACCAGCATGCGCAAAATTTTTCAGGGGGCTTATGCCGAGGTCTTTGATGAGGCCGACAGGATCTGCATCCGAAAACCGCCCTTGCTGGCCAAGATACCTGAGGGCGAGCGGTTTTCGTCCGAGAAGCTGGTGGCGGATTTAAAAAGCCGCGGCAAGGATGCCCGCTACTTTGAGGAGACGGAAGGGATTATTTCGTATGTGGCGGGTACGGCCAAACCCGGGGATGCGGTTTTGATCATGTCCAACGGCGGGTTTGACAACATCCATGAGAGGCTGCTTGCGGCATTGCCTTGA
- the hemL gene encoding glutamate-1-semialdehyde 2,1-aminomutase, whose amino-acid sequence MDKYKKSRDLFEKARQLIPGGVNSPVRACRSVGREPVFIEEARGATLIDADGNQYIDYVGSWGPMILGHGHPAVIEAIQSVLHRGTSFGAPVDLEIRLAEMIIEAVPGLEMVRMVNSGTEATMSAIRVSRAYTGRSKIIKFDGCYHGHADTLLVAAGSGVATLGIPGSPGVPEDMIKHTLSLPYNDIETFKSVMEEQGDEVAAVIVEPVAGNMGLVPPVPGFLEELRKQTEKSGSVLIFDEVMSGFRVAHGGAQALYGIEPDLSAFGKIVGGGLPVGVYGGKKAIMAQTAPEGPVYQAGTLSGNPLAMAAGIAALTEIKKPGFYDKLEEKSQRLGDGLIGAAQKAGAKAVLNRVGSMLGLFFTETPVRSFADAKTSDLDMFSAYFRQMFEKGIYLAPSQFEAVFVSAAHEDADIDRTIAAAESVFQELGRP is encoded by the coding sequence ATGGATAAGTATAAAAAATCCCGCGATTTGTTCGAAAAGGCCAGACAGTTGATTCCCGGCGGGGTCAACAGCCCGGTGCGGGCCTGCCGCTCAGTGGGCAGGGAGCCTGTGTTTATTGAAGAGGCCAGGGGCGCTACCTTAATTGATGCGGACGGCAACCAGTATATCGATTATGTGGGCTCATGGGGGCCTATGATTTTGGGCCATGGGCATCCGGCGGTCATCGAGGCCATTCAGTCCGTGCTTCACCGGGGCACCAGCTTCGGTGCGCCGGTTGACCTTGAAATAAGGCTGGCTGAAATGATTATTGAGGCTGTGCCGGGGCTTGAAATGGTCCGTATGGTCAATTCCGGCACAGAGGCAACCATGAGCGCCATTCGAGTCTCACGGGCCTATACCGGGCGCAGCAAGATCATCAAGTTCGACGGCTGCTATCACGGCCATGCGGATACACTTCTGGTGGCCGCCGGCTCCGGCGTGGCAACACTGGGGATTCCCGGCAGCCCGGGCGTGCCCGAGGATATGATAAAGCACACCCTGTCGCTTCCCTATAATGACATTGAAACATTTAAGTCTGTGATGGAAGAGCAGGGCGATGAGGTGGCGGCCGTAATTGTAGAACCGGTGGCGGGCAACATGGGCCTGGTGCCGCCGGTGCCGGGGTTTCTTGAAGAGCTGCGTAAACAGACCGAAAAATCCGGGAGTGTGCTTATTTTCGACGAGGTGATGTCCGGTTTCCGGGTGGCCCACGGCGGGGCTCAGGCGCTATACGGCATTGAACCGGATCTCTCCGCATTCGGCAAGATCGTCGGCGGCGGGCTTCCGGTCGGTGTTTATGGCGGAAAAAAGGCGATTATGGCGCAGACCGCGCCGGAAGGGCCGGTTTATCAGGCGGGCACCCTGTCCGGCAACCCCCTGGCCATGGCTGCGGGCATCGCCGCCTTAACAGAAATCAAGAAACCCGGTTTCTATGACAAACTGGAGGAAAAATCGCAGCGCCTGGGCGACGGTCTGATAGGGGCCGCCCAGAAAGCCGGGGCTAAAGCGGTTTTAAACCGGGTCGGGTCCATGCTGGGTCTTTTTTTCACGGAGACGCCGGTCCGGAGCTTCGCGGATGCCAAAACTTCGGATCTGGATATGTTTTCGGCCTATTTCCGGCAGATGTTTGAAAAGGGCATTTACCTGGCTCCGTCCCAGTTTGAAGCGGTTTTTGTCTCCGCCGCCCATGAGGATGCGGACATTGACCGAACCATTGCCGCAGCGGAAAGCGTGTTCCAGGAATTGGGCCGGCCATAG
- a CDS encoding RNA 2'-phosphotransferase, whose product MGKQHPAEQFAKLCEYILGRRPDEFGLVPDENGFVKTKEFLKAASESEGWGHIRQSSINEMRLVCQNPPVEIQENLIRAKDRSRLPLRKYCETPPKLLYLCIRKKSYPTVLEKGVHPTYQAEVVCAEEPQMAEKIGKRRDNQPIRLTVHAQKAAADGIRFYQAGEGLYITDYLPPESFTGPPLPKEPEKPAKPEPPKEPPQPGSFLMTPEKPKSKADKSKPKWKKDKKRARRGKKQVWPDEY is encoded by the coding sequence ATGGGAAAGCAGCACCCGGCAGAACAATTTGCCAAACTGTGCGAATATATCCTGGGGCGTCGGCCGGATGAATTCGGGCTGGTGCCGGATGAAAACGGTTTTGTCAAAACCAAGGAATTTTTGAAGGCGGCAAGCGAAAGCGAAGGATGGGGCCACATCCGGCAGAGCAGTATTAACGAAATGCGGCTGGTCTGCCAGAATCCGCCGGTTGAGATTCAGGAAAACCTGATCCGCGCCAAAGACCGAAGCCGCCTGCCTTTACGGAAATATTGCGAAACCCCGCCCAAGCTGCTCTACCTCTGCATCCGAAAAAAATCCTATCCAACGGTCCTGGAAAAAGGCGTCCACCCCACTTACCAGGCCGAGGTCGTGTGCGCAGAAGAGCCTCAAATGGCGGAAAAAATCGGCAAGCGGCGGGACAACCAGCCCATCCGCCTGACCGTGCATGCGCAAAAGGCCGCAGCCGACGGCATCCGGTTTTACCAAGCCGGCGAAGGACTTTATATCACGGATTACCTGCCGCCGGAGAGCTTCACCGGCCCGCCGCTGCCCAAGGAACCGGAAAAACCGGCCAAGCCCGAGCCGCCCAAAGAGCCGCCCCAGCCCGGATCTTTTCTCATGACGCCGGAAAAGCCTAAATCCAAGGCGGACAAAAGCAAACCCAAATGGAAAAAGGATAA